Genomic window (Flavobacteriales bacterium):
AATTCACATTCTCAATTGTAAATGTAGTAGTGGCCACATTTCCAATTATGTAGGTCGAGTTGTTCACAACAGGAGTTCCCGCAACATTGATGGCGATCTCTTGCGCGGCTGTGGCCACTTGCGGCTCCAGATCGATCTCATCCAATGCAATGTTTCTGCCTGTCTGCTTATTGGTGAAATACCAACGGATGAAACGGCTTGCTGCGTTCGGCATATCCGTAAACTGCACGTAAGCATTCACCGTAGCATCAATATCAGACTGGTTCAGTACACGAAGGTCTGTCCACGTGTTCCCATCCACCGATTCCTGAATGGAGAACACGTCATTGGTGGCCGTTCCTTGTCCTTTGATGTAGTATGAAACGCTTCCGCACACATCACTGAAATTCACCAGCACATACTCATGGTCGCCATCCAATTTGCAGGCTGCGCCCGATTGTCCGTTCACGTACCGTGTGAGACCCGGATTGTTGTCCAAGCTTTCCACCCAACCTGTGGGTGTAGGGTCATCAAAGTTCCATCCGGTGGGCAACACAGCCTGACCGAAAACTGTACCGACCAATAGAAGTCCGGCAGCGGTGGTTAAAATATTCTTCATGTTCATGTTTTTAAAATTTGACCCCGACCGTAGCCGTCCAGCGTCTTCCCTGCCCCATGAAAACCTGTGCCGAGGTGGCATCGAAATTCTGAGAACCGGAAACCGCATTGTTCTGCGCATCGGATATATAGATCGTATTGAGGACATTCAGCACGCTGGCGCGGATGAAAACATCCATTTTTTTGAGTTTGATGGTCCAGCCTGCATGCACATCGAACAAGTAATAGGCTGGCACTTTCCATGAATCCCGGCCTCGGTTATCGCCTTGAAGGTCCAACGGATTGAAATTAGAATAATAGTTTCCGAAATAAGTGATCTGACCTTTGATGTAGGCATCTTTTACAGGCTTGATCTTGATGCTTCCTGCCACTTGAAACTGAGCCGCATCACCGATATGTACACCATCTGCATCTACATCAATGGAATCGACAGGATTGTTCGAGCCTTGCTGATAGAAATAAGCCAACGCCTTGCCTTTCCACCGCCAATCTCCGTACGAAACAAGCCCTTCCACATCGAAGAACCAAGGCGTTTTATAAACCGCGTCCACCTCAATTCCTTGGTGCACGGAGCCAATATTCGGTACGTTGATGGTTGTCTGTGTTCCTCCAATGGAAACACTTGTACTCACAGGACGGTTTTCCCAAGTTGTTCTGTAGAGATTGATGTTGGCCGCCCAACGCGGGTATTTGATGGAATAACCCAACTCAACACCCCAAGTGACCATGGTTTTGATTCCCCGCACCAAGTTGAAGGAGGTTCCTGCATACACATCCGCGATATACGGAGGACGGAAGAACACCCCACCGTTAGCAAAGATGTTCATGTGGTCGGTGATGTTATAGTTGAGTCCCAACTTGGCCGTTCCGCCCTGAAATTGAACCCAATCGGTGGTAGCGGTGCGCGCCTCTTTGCTATTGGCCGTGTAGGTTTTTCCGTTGTAAACGATGGTGTCGTTAATGCCAAGCACCTGGCGCATGGTGGTGTCGCTCAGCACAAGGTCGCGTTTACGGTACTGGTCCGATCTGCGATACCAGTTGTTGCCACCCGAAACGCTAACAAACCCGGAAAACTTCTTCTTCGAATATTCCACCTGCGCAAAAACACCGGCCGTGTAAACATTGGTGTTGGCACGATATCCGGCCACGTCTCCCACCCGCTTCACGTTATCATTCGGGTCGAAAAGGCTGTTCTGCTGCGTAGTGGAATTGATCACCGCGTAATCGCCACCCAAAAGGTCGTAAGGCGTGCTGTAATGCTCTACCCAGAATGAGCGGAAATCGACACCGGCCGCCAGATCCCACGAATCATTGAACTTGTGGTCAACGGTGGAAAGCAGACCATACCAATAATGGTTATTCATGTTCGCCAGAATGTAATTCCGCGATTTGTACTGACTGGTATCGTTGACCTCCGTTGTATCATAAGGTGGTACAAAAACGGTTCCTGTAATATTCTCCTGATAAAGTCCTGAGAGGTCATACTGACCGTAAGGATCGAACAGTCCGCCATTTCCGCGCAGTTGAGTTCCACCTCCTTTTCCGAAAGAACCATAAAGAATGTTGGAAACGGCCCATTTGTCCTTAGCCCAGAAATGCTTCAGGCTGAAAATCGGTTTGTGGTAAAAATTCTCCGCCACGCTCTGCAATTGAGATTGCGCATTTGGGTCGTATCGATTGCGAATCAGATTTCCCCATTGCTGATTGTAACGCAACCCATAGTTGCCAAAAAGCGGATAAGAGGTGACCGAGGCACTGTTCAGATCCACACCGATCTTCTCGGCATAAGCTCTATCGTAGAGAAATACAGGCTGCATATAACTGCGCTGACCGCGCGTTTGTGGCGCGCCCATTCCCGAAATGCTAAAGGTGTGGTTCCCGATCTGTTTCTGAATCTTCAGAAAATAGAAGTAGCGGCTTGCATAGGTTCCTTGCACCCAACCGTTCTGATGATCATAAGCAAAGGCAGCGGTCACACCCCAGCCTTTCTCCAAACGACCCGAATTGAAGCTCACATTCGTTCGGATCAGACCATTATTCCCAACCGTTGCGGAAATTTCGGTGGAACGCTTAGACGTGATTCCGGTAGTAAGAATATTCATACTTCCCCCAACAGAAGGAATGGCCAGTTTACTGGCGCCCAAACCACGTTGTACCTGAATACGCTGTGTCACACCATCCAACCCGAACCAGTTGCTCCAATATACCCAACCGCTTTCCATATCATTCATCGGCACACCATCTATCTGCACCGAAATGTTGCGCTGCGAGAAACCGCGAATGGTCACACGTGCATCACCCGCTCCACCACCTTGCTGCGTAGCGTAAACGCCTGGGGTGCTGTTGAGCAGCATAGGAAGCGGTTGAGAGGAAACTTCCTCCTTGATCTTGATCGGATCGATATTCGTGAATGCAACAGGTGTTTCCCTATCCAAGGCAATGTCGGCCACCACTTTCACCTCGTTCAACGTCATGGTTGAAAGTGAGAAGTTCAGTTCCAACTGACCACCATTTGCCTTTACGGTTTTCGAAAAGCTCTCGTAACCGATGTAGGTGACCTGAATGGTGTATTCTCCATTCGGGACATCAAAGGAATAGTTCCCGTCAAAATCCGTGACAACGCCTTTCCCCTCTCCATACACCACATTTGCAGAGATGAGTGGTTCGGCCGAATTCGCATCTTTCACCACACCGTAAATGCGCGTCTTCTGAGCGTAGGTCGAAACCACGACCAAGAAAGCCGATAAAAAGACTCCAAGAAACTTCCTCATGTACTGGAACGGCCTATTTTCCGAGCATCACCTTGCGCGAAAGCACAGCTCCATTACGAAGCGATACACGAACGATGTAAACGCCTGTTGAAAGGTGCTGAAGTTTGAGTTTGTGCGTAGTGGTATTCTTTCCGTTGAAGGAAACACGGTGAGATTCCTGTCCGAGAATGTTGTACACCTGAATCATGTTCAATTCCTGCGCAGCAGATACCATAAGGTCCTTATCTGCCGATGGATTCGGATATACATTGAATTTGTTCTGATCGACCTCGCTCACGCCCATTGTCTGGCAATCGCACGTGTGCCATCCCAATTCCGTGAATGTGTCTTCTGGAAGGCTATCCCATTCTGTCTGTACCATGAACTCTAACGGGTTCGTGGTCACACCATGCAATACCGTATGTTTTCTGATCAATGTATGATTGGTTGTCCACCAAGTACCAGAAGTATCACTCCAAGCCGTTCCTGGATCTTCACCGATCTTTCCAATCAAGTCGACAAGGGTTGTTCCATCGGCTTTAGTCAACGGAACCGCATCATCACCGTTAAAGTAGAATGGAGAATCAGACTGCACGTAGACCGGATTCACAAACGTATCGGCCACAGCCTGCAATGCCATATCAACCGGTGCTTCGAAACCTGTTCCGTTCGGGTCTCTTTTATCAACTACCACTACGTAAGTGCTGTACGGTTGAATCATCCCGGCAAGACCAAGCAACATCGGTGTTCCAGCGCCATCACGGAAACGGCCCACTTTGTAGCCACTCAGGTCGATGGCAGCATCGGTAGGATTGTAAATTTCAAGGGCTCGGTTGTTATAGGAACCGACCACGTATTCTGAAATGAAAAGGTCGGAACAATCCTGTGTTTGGGCATTGGCTCCAACGGCAAACATCGCTGAAGCAAGAATGAGTACAAGTTTTTTCATGTTGTAGGTGCTGAATTTTCGGCAAATGTAGGCCTTCCATTTAGCCCCTCCCAATCAACAAAATGTGGTAACCCATTTTTAACGATTCCTTCAAAATGACCCACACCGCAAGCAATATTAGACTGTTAGAAACGTAAGAATGTCCTGATCTTTTGTTTGCATCATGTTGATAGATCTCTTTATTTCGAATAAAACCTGCGGAAATGAAACCTCCAATACTAACCATTCTACTGTCGTTTTTATTCTTTAATTCCCTTGGCCAGAACTGGTTGAAAGGGGTTGGAGGTGCTGGAAATGATGAAGCACTGGACATCACATTGGATGATCAGGGAAACTACCTTGTTTCCGGATTTTTCTCGTACAATGTGGATTTCGATGGTACCATTTTAAATTCCGTAGGAGAAATTGATGCGTTTATTGCGCAAACAAATTCGCAAGGGAATATTAGTTGGGTTAAACAGTTCGGTGGAACTGGAAGTGACGCAGCTTACGCGAATGATCGCGATGCCAATGGCAACATCTTCGTGTCCGGCTACTTCTCAGGAACAATGACCGTGGATGGAACCACACTTGTTTCGAACAACAGTTCCCAAGACGTATTCCTTGCCAAGCTCGACCCGACCGGAAACCTTATTTGGATAAGAACATTTGGCGGTGTTGACCACGATTTCGTTTACGATCTGGCGGTTGATCAGGCCGGAAATGCCATCATAACCGGAAATTTCAAGGGAACCATTACCGTAGGTCCTGATACGTACAGTTCCGTCATTGACCCGGAAGACAACCAACCATCATACGACATTTTCGTGGTGAAATACGATACTGATGGCAATGTCCTTTGGTCAAAACATGGGCAAGCCGACCATGATGACCGTGGAACTGGTCTGGCCGTAAATGGAAGCAACCAAATTGCGCTCATCGGGCAGTTCTCAGACACACTAACGTTGGCCAACACATATCCCAATCAAGTGTACAATACTGGTTTTGTCATGATGTTCGATTCGGATGGTGATGAGCTCTGGATGCGTAAGATGAGCGCAAGCATGTGCATTCCGTACGATATCGTTTTCTATCAGGATTCGTTGATGTACATAACCGGAGATTTTACCGGTCAACTTGCCATTTTCACCACACCGCTTACCACTACCACCTCCCAATATCTGAGCAAGGTCTTTCTAACCAAAATGAACACCGAAGGTGATGTGCTGTGGCTTGAGAATGACGGATCCGAAACACAGGTCAGTTCGCGCGCTGTAGATGTGGATGCAAATGGGAATGCCTACATGGCCGGCTATTTCAAGTGTCGCATGGACGAGTATTCCCAACAGTATGGCGATGGCGTGTTCTACTCGGCCGATCGTAGGGATGTATTTGTGACACAATATTCCGCAACAGGAACTCGGAATTGGGAGCGACAGTTCGGTGGACCTGGAGACGATGTGGCCTGGGACATGGTCCTTCAAGGGTCACAACCGATAGTTGTAGGTGCATTCTCAAAATACTTCCACGCTCCGGATGGAGGCAATTTTCTGCCGACCGGTTGGACAACGGACCAATTGCTCTTCTTGCCCAACCCACCATCAATGAACTATTGTTCAGACTCTGATTATGGCTCATTTGCTACGATAGAAAGCACTGGTCATCAGGATATTCTCATCGCGAAACCTGTCGATCTTAGCCGTGAGCCTTATGACTATTTCAGCAGGAGTGGCAACAACTGTGTCCGAGACTTCCTTACACCATGCATTAACGGCAGCTGCCCAGATACGATTCAAAGCTGCGAAGTTGTCGACCTCCAGTATGAGTCGGTTTCGGGAACAAATGGATTCATTGGTCCTATCTACGACCTCTTATGGTCCACCGGTAGCACCGAGACGTCCATCGAGGGACTTGGCACCGGAGCCTATTGGCTTCAGGTAAGTCGGGATGACAACTGTTACTCGTCCTCCGACACGGTAGTGGTCATTGTAGATGATACACCAGACCCACCACTCATATCTGATGATGTGATCGTGAACACAACGACTGCCTCACCAGAGAGGATCTTCGTCTGCTTCCCAGACACCGTTCAGTTGACAATGAGTGGCATTGACACGGTCAATAATCTCTATGGTTGGTCTTGGTCATCAAGTCAGATACAACATCCGTTCTTAGATACAACCGTTACCACATCGGGTCTTTACACGGCTCATCAACTATCGCCAGCGGGATGTGAAAGCACGACCGATGTTCTGGTTCACATTGATGATTGGGCCAATGAAGACACGCTTGATCCATACATTCTCATCGGAACAAGTGCACTCGGTCTGTCTCAAACGGACACATTGACCGTTTGTCAGGGAGACCTGATTCAGTACTTGGTCATCGACAGCTCACATTATCAAACAGTAGGGCTTTCCATGCCATATTTCTCCTCCGATTGGAGCATCAGTTTTCCCAACATTCCTTCATCCCTCACGCATTTTGATTGGTATGAGAATGAACCCGGTGACCTTGATACTTGGATGATGGGCAACTCTTTCATTGCAACACAATCAACCTGGGTTATTCTTGATGTGGAACTTATGGACCATTGCAATACGGACACTTCCACATACATCCTTCATCATGAGTTCTATCTCGATGTAACCCATTTCAGTACGCAGGAATCCGGTAATCACAGAATGTGTCCTGGAGACACGGTTCAAATTGAGGTCAGCGGGGGAGATTTCTATCATTGGGCAGGACCTGGAATAATCAGCCCGGATACGTTGAGTTCCGTGCTTGCGAATAGCGCAGGAACTTATCAATGGACAGCATCTGTGCTCACGCCATCCGGAAGCACGTGCAGCAAGTCGGATACATTTCTTATTCGCAATCTCGAGGCTCCGGACATCACCATGATTCCTTCAAACGGTGTCATTTGTCCCGGAGATTCTGTTCAGATGATCGCGCCTGCGGGAAGCAATTATCAATGGATCGGTCCGAACAATGCCGTGGTCGGTTCCACGCAGATCATCTGGGCCACCACTCCGGGTTTTTATTTCTGCGAGATGGTGAATCCCGGAGGATGCTTCCTCATATCGAATGAGGTGGAGGTTCGCGGGTTCAATACCCCGTATTTGTCAGCCGAACCACAGCAGACCATTTGCGAGGGAGGGACCGTAACGCTTACCGTATTTGCGAATGAGGGTTCCATTTTAGACTGGCCTTCGCCATTGGTGGACAGCCTCTTTGAACAGGAGATCCATCAGGCCGGGTACTACGAAGTGACGGCAACCTTTTGCGGAATCACAGACACACTTGGAATTACGGTCATCGATGTATCACCGGAAGTGGATCTGAACATTGCGGGTTATGACACCATCTGCGCCAGCGAAGTGCTGGAGGTTCAAGCTCCACAGGGTTACTATTCGTATGAGTGGAATAACGGATCGCAGGACGTGGAAATTGAGGTCACTCAATCTGGAATGTATTTCCTTACAGCAGAAAACTTTGATGGATGTATCGGACACTCAGATACACTTTTTGTTGATGTTCTTCCTGCCCCAGACCCACCGGTCTTGTCAGACACCACCGTATGCCTCAATGGGAGCGCCACCTCCTATACACTGACGAATGCGCAGCCTACCTACTGGTTTACCGAACAGATGGATTCACTCGGTATCCTTCCTTCCATCTCTTCAGATTCTGTTGCTGCTGACCTCATGTTCTTTGGTGCCCATTTTAACGGAGAGTGCTTCAGCGTACTCGATACCGCCTCCGTCAACTTGTTCGAAGGGGTGGAACCACCTCTAATTTCGGGGTCTACCACACTTTGCCCGGGGGATTCGTTGAATCTGAGTACAGACTCCACCCAAAGCATCAGCTATTATTGGCGACTGCCCGATTCAACATTGGTAAATGGAACGATGCTAAGTCTGATGGCACCGGATTCTGGATCTTACACTCTTTTTGCACAGCATCCCGTTTGCGGAGTACAGTCTGTAAGCGAAACTGTTCAGATGGTAGCTCCTTCCGATTTTTCCATTCTGTTTTTGACTGGCGACTCTCTGAACTGCCTCGGAGATTCGGTTTGGCTGAATGTTTCAGGTTCTTTCTCCCAACTTACGTGGCTCCCCTCTCAATCTAACTTAGATTCCATTCTGATCGTTGACGATGAAGCATTATGGGCATCCGTAACCGACACCAACGGCTGCGTTTTAAGTACCGATACCCTTCAGATACAATTTGAAACCCCACCTTCCGCACTGGTCTTGCCTACTGACACGATCTGCGAAGGAGAAACTGCCATCCTGGATCTTATATCAAGTGGTACACTTTTGCTGGACAACGGACTGATCCAGGATTCGATCGCCATTCCTTTCGTATCAGAAATCCTATCCGCAGACACAGAATTCGTCTTTCTACTTGAAAGTTCGTTCGGATGCCTGTCTCCTCCGATGAACTGGCAGATCATCGTGACCCAGACCCCTGAATCGCTGGATATCTCAGGTGTAACTCCACTTTGCGAAGGAGACCAGCTTCAATTGAGCGTTTCTCCTTCTGGTATCGGAACAGTTGTCTTTTTCGATGAATTGTCAGACACCTTGGGAATCGCCACCAACGGGCAGTTACAGATAGACAGTGTTTCGGAAGGAAGCCTTTACGGAGGTGTTTACGCCACGCTCAATATTGCGGGCTGCATGGTTCAATCAGACCTCTTGGAAATAGACATCCTTCCGATTCCCGACAATCCAAATCTGATCATGTCAGGTAATGGTTGTCCTGAAGACACCGTTCTTCTGTACGCATCCGACACGATAGGTCTCACCTTCCATTGGACCGGAACCAACGGATTCAGTTCAGACACAAGTGTATTGGTATTCGATCCGATCCAGCCCAACGAGCAAGGAGTCTATTCACTTCAGGTCGGGCAGGACGGGTGTTTTTCTGACACTACTTCCATTGACATCTCCATTGCTCCTGTTCCCGATGTAGAGTTGATTCCCGACACGATCATTTGTTTCAATGATGAGATAGAACTGATACTGAACCAGTCTTACGACCAAATACTGTGGTCAACCAATGAAACGACTGAGATCATTTCAGTTTCAGATTCCGGTGTTTACTGGGTAACTGTTACCAACGAGTTCGGGTGTTCCGACTCGGACACAACGGTTGTTGAAACCGTTATTTGTAACGTGGTCACCACCAACATCATTACACCTAACGGAGATGGATTCAACGATGTATTTAAACTGGATGCGAATGGGCTTACGCAATTACACGTTCAAATATTCACTCGGTTCGGAAAACTGATCTACGAATGGAGAACACTTGACGGTGCTTGGGACGGGACCACACAGGACACGCGGCTCAGTGTTTCTGAAGGCACCTATTATTTTGTCGGAAACTACTTGGATGTTTCTGGAGAAACTGGCACGAAAAAGGGTTTTATCCAAGTAATACGCTGATTATTATTTGCTGTAAATCGGATCAACCACAACATTACCTTTGCACCGCAGGCCCTGGTGGCGGAATTGGTAGACGCGCACGTTTCAGGTGCGTGTGCCGCAAGGCGTGTGGGTTCGACTCCCACCTCGGGCACTTGTGAACAACGCAATGGGGACTTCTGGTCCCCATTGTCCGTTTTTGGCTTTCCGTAACTTTATAATATCGAAACCCGGAAATCGTTCTATCTGGCGGTTTTGCCAAAAACATCCGAGAATGAAAAAATCACTTGTCATACTCATAATGATAGCGTTCGTCAGTAATGCTGTCTTTGCTCAGGATAAGAAGGATAAAAGCGGGTTTAAACTCGTGCGCTTCAATAACATCACGGAAATAACGGCCGGTTTTCAGATCGGTAAAACGTCAAGGGTCACTTCGTTTGATGGTGGAACTTCCGAAACCAATGTGGCCGGCTACAAGATCCCTGCTCCGCGGTTGGCCAGTTCATTTGGAATCCTCATCGGTGAAATATTTTACATGGGAGCAGGAGCCGCGTACACATTTCAGGCTCAGGAAGGCAACAATCCGCAAGGACAGCAGGTTTCCGTTTTCGGGCAATCGCGCCTCAACTTTGCACGCGGTCGCATACGGCCATTTGCCGATTTCAAGGGCGGTTACCAATTCGCCTCCTTCAAAGAAGCCAGCCAAGCGCTGGATCCCGATTGGTACAAATGGGATGGCTTTTTCCTGGAGCCTTCTCTCGGGCTTTCCTTCAAATTAGGCGGGCACGCCCTGCTGAACACATCGCTCGGCTACCAGTTCGTCAATGCCGGAAATCGCATTGAGCAGACCATTCAGGACGAAAATGGGAATACGCTCGTCAATGCGGTACTCCAAGAAAAATATCACCGCTTTCTATTGTCGGTCGGATTCACGTTTCAGTAAGGCCTAATCAATATTCCTTTGTTTGAAAAGCTGCCCGCTATCAAGGTCATAGCATAATAACCGACCATATTCCTTGCCGAGGTAGGCGTGCGAACAGCCATTGTCCAAACAGATGGATTTTGCACCCGCAGCAACTGCTTCCTTTATCTTAGAAAACTTGGTGGGTGTGTGTCCGAAAAAGACGCGTCTCTTATTGAATTTCTTCGCCAAATTGAAGTTGCGCATCCATGCCATAGCATGCGTATCGGTCAACGGTTTGTCAATATTGAGATTGAAACCTGCGTGCACCAGATAGAAATCATCCAATTCGTAATAGTAAGGTAGCGAACGGATAAAGCGGAACACGCGCTTTCGGATCCGTTTGTTCTTGTTCAGAAGATCCAACGAGTTTCGCGACCTGAGCAGCAACTTCAATTGTTCAGGCCGCTCGCGCAGAATATGCAACACGGTTTCCTCATGGTTTCCCATCAACGGGAAAACGTTGTAGCCGTCTTCCTGCAATTGCAGCACATGATCGATCACCTCTTTACTTCGCGGGCCGCGATTGATGAAATCGCCCAGCAGAAACAACTGGTCGTCTTTTGTGAGTTTGACCTTTTCGAGCAGTTTTTTGAACGTGATGGCGCAGCCGTGAATGTCTGTGATCACCAACCTGCGTCCACCGTTCTCTGGTGACCTCACCTTTCTTCCTACCATCTTCGATGTCTTCGCCATCAGAAGCCGATCTTCATGCTGAGTTTGAACGCAAGATTGTCAAATTGATTCGAAAATGAATACGCTCCGTAGCGGTAAAACACGCCACCACCAATTCCGAGAAAGTTCACTTTTATCAGGTCTTCGATCATGATTCCCGTCTCAAAAAAACCTTTGTGCATGTCCTGAATTTTGAGTCCGGTGTGAAGCTGTGGCTTTGTGAGCCAACCGATACCGAACGAGTTGACCCAATGGAATTCGGGACGGATCCAGTTGATGCCCGTTTTGACAGACCCGAAATTGTGTCGTTGATGCAATGCCACTTGGTACTGGTTCAGGAACTCGTTGGATCGCATGGTCTGAAATGAGTTGGGCGAGAAAACCGAGAAATCCTGAAAGTTGAACTGAGGCGTGTACATTTTCAAGTATGGAACCGCCTGTGAGATCCAGCCTGCACTGAGTTGCCAATGCTCCATCCCGACTTTTCGGATGCGGAATTTGCCTTGCAATTTGAGGTCGGCTTTCCAGTAATCGTAATCGGACGACAGAATTCCTTTCAGCCCTTTGGTGGCCGAAACCCAAAGAACGACTGCGCCTCTATCCTGCACAATTTCTCTTCCGCCCAAGCGCATCTTCTTCTCAAATGGCGCAAATCGGAAGCCGACCCGCACCTCCGCAAACTGATACTTGTTAATGCTGTCCGTGGAATTCTCCGGAACATAACGGTAATTGTGCCTGCTCTGTGCATCCTGATGGCGGAACTGCGCCTCGAAATGCCAACCGCGCAACGGATTGATGCGCACGCCAGCATTCCAACCGTTCATCAGATCCATGCGCTCCACCACAAGGTCGCGGTACATCTGGTTCAACGCCTTCGCGTCATCCACCAGAAATTCCTGCGCACCGATCTCGCGCACATCATGGTAATATGCTCCGCGAAGCTGAAGACCGAGATTCTGGTGAAGTGTAAAAACCGCATCGCCTCCATATTTCGCTTCCTTGTCTCGAAAACCATAAGCCACATACGCCCCGAAATTGGCCCATTTTATCAGATTGGGAGCCGTGTGCAGTCCCACGCCCAAGCGGAATCCCTCATACTCGTTGTAATCGATGATCTTATCGAGATCCAATTCAACCGGTCCAATTGGAAAACGGCCTGTTGCTGCCGCGATCAGCAAACGGATGCGCCTGTCGAGTTTCATCTCCTTGCCGATGCTATCGATGACATGATAGGTGCGCAATTCCTTGTCCGATAAAGGCGTTTCGCGTTCCGCATTCCAGAAGGCCGAATCCTTCTTGTGCGCCATCGCTTGCAGCTCCAACGTGTTGCTGCTTATGTCAACCGCACGCACCTTATCGGTCAGGTCA
Coding sequences:
- a CDS encoding serine/threonine protein phosphatase yields the protein MAKTSKMVGRKVRSPENGGRRLVITDIHGCAITFKKLLEKVKLTKDDQLFLLGDFINRGPRSKEVIDHVLQLQEDGYNVFPLMGNHEETVLHILRERPEQLKLLLRSRNSLDLLNKNKRIRKRVFRFIRSLPYYYELDDFYLVHAGFNLNIDKPLTDTHAMAWMRNFNLAKKFNKRRVFFGHTPTKFSKIKEAVAAGAKSICLDNGCSHAYLGKEYGRLLCYDLDSGQLFKQRNID